One segment of Erigeron canadensis isolate Cc75 chromosome 2, C_canadensis_v1, whole genome shotgun sequence DNA contains the following:
- the LOC122586585 gene encoding mitogen-activated protein kinase kinase kinase 20-like, with translation MEWVRGKRIGHGSFATVSLAKPTCQNSEVPSLIAVKSCGVSHSESLVNERLILEQLKDCPEIIQCYGDSITIENGQKLYNVSLEYASGGALSEQVKKLSENNVRRYANSILKGLKYIHQNGFVHCDIKLQNVLLVGTGDVKIADFGLAKKTTLGVTSELKDNNNNKKYEIRGTPIYMAPETVINGEQEAAADIWAVGCLITELITGTPIWDVSDISGLLMKVGVGAEIPEIPAKLSDTGKDFLLKCFVKDPSKRWTAEMLLNHPFVSTVSFEKETENQISPREVFDFPDWESEASTPEIEEFRCGLPATTRLGQLLTDQKPNWSVVSNSWVKVR, from the coding sequence ATGGAGTGGGTTAGAGGTAAAAGAATTGGCCATGGAAGTTTTGCAACTGTGAGTTTAGCAAAGCCCACGTGTCAAAATTCAGAGGTTCCTTCTCTAATTGCAGTAAAATCATGTGGGGTGTCTCATTCTGAATCATTAGTCAATGAGAGATTAATCTTGGAACAACTTAAAGATTGCCCAGAGATTATTCAATGTTATGGCGATTCAATTACAATAGAAAATGGTCAGAAATTGTATAATGTCTCATTAGAGTATGCTTCTGGTGGGGCTTTATCAGAACAAGTAAAGAAATTGTCGGAAAATAATGTACGGCGTTACGCGAATTCTATTTTGAAAGGTTTGAAATATATTCACCAAAATGGATTTGTCCATTGTGACATCAAGttacaaaatgttttattaGTTGGAACTGGTGACGTTAAAATAGCCGATTTTGGGCTAGCTAAGAAGACGACATTGGGTGTTACTTCAGAGctgaaagataataataataataaaaaatatgaaattcgTGGTACGCCTATTTATATGGCGCCAGAGACAGTTATTAATGGGGAGCAAGAAGCAGCAGCAGATATATGGGCAGTTGGATGTTTGATAACAGAATTGATCACAGGTACACCAATTTGGGATGTTTCAGACATAAGTGGTCTTTTAATGAAAGTCGGTGTTGGCGCGGAAATCCCGGAAATTCCCGCGAAATTATCCGACACGGGAAAAGATTTTTTGTTGAAATGTTTTGTGAAAGACCCAAGTAAAAGATGGACGGCTGAGATGCTTTTGAATCATCCTTTTGTAAGTACTGTTTCATTCGAGAAAGAAACAGAGAATCAAATATCGCCAAGGGAGGTATTTGATTTCCCTGATTGGGAATCGGAAGCTTCCACGCCGGAAATTGAAGAATTCCGGTGTGGGTTGCCGGCGACGACGAGATTGGGGCAGCTGCTGACAGATCAGAAACCCAATTGGTCTGTTGTTTCAAACAGTTGGGTAAAAGTAAGATGA